The DNA region ACGAGCAGCGTCGCGATCTCGCGCGCGACCGCCTCGTCGTCGGGGAGGTACATGAGCGGCGTCTCGTGCTCGCCCGCGCTGCGCGCGAGCGACGGGTCCTCCTCCAGCACCGCGCGCAGCCGCGCGACCTGCCCGAGCGCGACGAGGCTCCACACGTCGCGGCTCACGGGCGCGAGGCGCGCCGCGGCGGCCGAGTAGCCGCCCCACACCGCGAACCAGAGCGGCGTCGCGCCCCACTGGCGCTCGCGCGGGTCCACCTCCGCGCCGTGCGCCAGCAGCACGTCGATGGCGCGCACGGCGTCGTTGCCGGCGGCGGCGTGCAGCGCGCGTTCGCCGCTGCGCGGATGCTCGACCTCCGGCGACGTGCCCATCGCCAGCAGCGCCTCGACGACGTCGGCGCGATCGCGGCGCGCCGCCGCGTGCAGCGCGCGTGGATGCAGCGCCCATTCGGGGTTCTGCGCCAGCATCGTCCGCATCGCGCCGCGGTCCAGGCGGAAGCACGCCTCGACCCACGCGTCCTCGCCGGTCGGCGGCGCGGTGGCGGCCGTGTCGCCGGGCGTCGCGCCGTGGCGGCGCAGCAGGTTGGTCATCTCCGACAGCCCGCGTCGCTCGGCCTCCAGCAGCAGCGGGCGCCACTTCAGGCGCGGATGCACGGGCGTGGTCGCGTTCGGGCTCGCGCCGTGCGCCAGCATCCACGTCGCGAGGCCGGGGAGGTTCGCGGTGACGGCGGCGTGCAGCAGGTAGTACGCGCCGTGCCCGTAGCCGCCCATGTCGAGCATGCGCCACTCGGGATTGTCCCAGTCGGCGCCGCGCCCCTGCCGCACGGAGATCTCGTGCATCAGGTCGAGCAGCCACACGTCGTCGTCCGACAGCGGGCGGCGCGAGTCGTGGTTGCCGAAGACGTTGTAGAGCACCTGCACGTCGTACGGCGACGCGCCGCGCTCCATCAGCAGCCGCGCCAGCTCGCGCGCGCGCGGGTGCGGCGCCGCGCGCTCCTCGCCGCGGCCGAGCGTGAGCGTGAGCGCGGTGTAGTGGATGGACGCGTTGCCGCCTTCCGCGTACGCGTTCGGATCGGCGCCGTGGTCGAGCAGCAGGCGCGCGATCTCGATGGCGTGATCGGCGGACGGCGCGTGCGGCAGCCGGGCGGCGCACAGGTAGAGCAGCGGCGGCCAGTGGCGCACGCCCGCGCGCCGGTTGGCGAGCGCGGGATCGGCGTCGAGGCGTCGCGCGACCTCGGCGACCTCGCCGCAGACGACGGCCGTCAGCAGGTCGTGCCGCGCGATCCCCGGATGGCGGCGCAGGAGGCGATCGGCCGCGTGGTACGCCATCGCGCGCCGCGGGCCGCCGACGCGCCAGTCGGGCGTCGCGGCGCGCAGGAAGGCGGCGACGTGCGTCGCGCTGTCCACGGGTGTCCGCGGGTATCCGCCGCTCAGCGCCCCGGCCCGAACACCGCGCCGTGCGGCAGCGCGCGCACGACGCCGAGTCCGGGCACGGAGACGCGCGAGAGGTCGATGACGGGGAGCGACGCGTCGGCGGCGAGCGCGCCGGTGCCGCGGTCGAGCGTCACCAGGTGCAGGCGCGCGTCGGTGGGCGTGGCGCCGCCGTCCATCACCAGCCGCGTGCCCGAGGCGTCGGCGGCCAGCCAGTGCGGGTACGTCGCGCCGTCGAACGCGAGGCGCGCGACCTCGCGCGGGTGCGCCGGGTCCTGCACGTCGAGCGTCACCAGCGCGCGCTGCACGGGGACCGTCTGCACCCACCAGCGGCCGACGCGCGCGGGCACGGCGCAGTCGGCGCCCGGGAACGCGTGCACGAACTCCAGCCGCGGCACACGCGCGTCGAGGCCCGTGAGCCGGTACATGCCGCACGTGAAGGTGCCCAGCATGACGGTGCGTCCGTCGTCGAGCAGGCGCGGCTCGCCGGGGTAGCGGTGGTGCACGCTGTCGTGCGCGATCGACGCGCCCGTGTTCGGCGTCTCGCCGTCGCCGGGCGTGTGGCCCGCGTGCGCGGGCGCCGGCGGCAGCGCGAGCGTGTGCAGCAGCGCGAGGTCCGACAGGCGCCACACCTGCACGTGCACGCCGACGTCGGACGTCATGCTGGTGCTGGTGGTGACGACGCGGTCGAGCGCGGGCACGACCTCGAGGCTGTACGGCAGCAGCGCCGTGGAGTCGACGCCCGGCGCGGCGGCGCTGGCCCAGCGCAGGGGCGTGCCGTTGCGGCGCAGCTCCGCGATCCCGCCGGGCGCGCCGCCGGCGACGCGCGTCTGGAAGGTCGCCAGCACGCGGTCGTCGGCGAGCCGCACGAACGAGTGCGGGTCGGCGAGCGGGCCGGCCGTCGTGAAGCTCCCGAGGAGTCGCGGCATGCCGGGCGTGCGCAGGTCGAAGCGGTGCGTGCGTCCGGTGCCGAAGTCGTTGGCGAAGAGGAGGCCGTCGCTCGCCAGCGCGTGCTCGGTGTGGTGCGCGTGGCGGCCGCCGGTGTCGGCGAGGATCGCGTCGGTCACCTGGCCACGCGTGGGCGAGGCGGGGCGCAGGTCGACCGTGAGGAGGACGACGCCGCGCCGACGTGGCGGCGTGGTGTCGCGCCGGGCCGCGCGCGTCGCGCGCACGGTGCGCGCGGTGTCGGTCGCCGTCGCCCACACGTACAGCCACTCCGTCCGGCGCGCGGCCGGCGCCTGGGCGGCGGCGGATGGCGCGAGCGTCGCGAGCGTCACGAGCGCGAGCAGCGTGCGGACGGTGGGGCGTCGCATCGGCGGGCGGACGGATGGTGGCTCGGCGCCGGCGCGCCGCCCCCGACGATGTGGCCGCCGGCCGTCCTCGGCAAGCGTGCGGGTCGATGCCGGCGGGCCGGACCCGAACAGCGAACGGCCTTGACAGGATTCGACGGATTCAACGGACAACAGCCGGATTACGCTCCGCGTGGTGCATGGGCCGTCGCCGCCACACGAGACGTAATCCGGCTGTTGTCCGTTCAATCCGTTGTAATCCTGTCCAATGCAGTCCGGGCCCGGTGCGCCGACGCGTCCGGACGCACTACCGCGTGCCACCCGCAGTGCGCGCCGCCTCCACGAGGAAGGGCACGAGCCCGCGCGGATACGGCGCGGTGACGTTCACCTGGATCGCCGCGGCGACCTTCAGGTCCGGGAAGTAGAGCAGCTCCGTCGCGTAGCCCGGGAAGAAGCCCGAGTGGCCCCACGCCGGACCGAGCGCGGTGGGCCGCGTCATGACGCCGAGGCCGTACTTCACGTCGCGCCCGAGCTTCGACGGCACGCCGTCGAGCATGCGCGGGAGCAGCGACGCGTCGAACGCCTTCCCCTCGTAGAGCAGCTTCCCCCAGCGCGCGAGATCGGCGGTGGTGCTGGCGATGCCGCCGCCCGTCCACTCGAACTGCGGGTTCACGCGGAGGCGCCCGCTCGCGTCGAGCGACGCGTCGTAGCCACCGAGGTCGTTCTTCGGGCCCGCGTAGCCGTTGGCGAGACCGGGGAGGTCGGGGCGGTCGGACGGGATCGTGTTCGTGAGCCGCAGCGGCTCGAGGATGCGGCGCCGCAGCTCGTCGTAGTACGGGCGCCCGGTGATCCGCTCGAGGATCATCGCCAGCACGATGTAGTTCGTGTCGGAGTAGTCCCACCCCTGGCCGGCCGCGAAGGGCGCGCTGGTGTCGAGCAGGTAGGAGAGCCGCTCCTCGGGCGTCCACGCCTTCATCGGCTGCTCGCGCAGCACGGCGGTGGCGCGCGGATCGAACTCGTAGCGCACGAGGCCACTGGTGTGGTTCATCAGCTGCCGCACCGTGATGGCGCGCGCGTTGGGCAGCCGCGCGAACCACGGCGCGGTGCCGAGCCAGCGCGAGATCGGCGCCTCGAGGTCGAGCGTCCCCTCGTGCACGAGCTGCATCGCCACCGCGGACACGTACGTCTTGCCGACGCTGCCCGAGAGCAGCCTGTCCGTCGTGCGGAGCGGAATCCCGCGCGCCGTGTCGGCGAGCCCGCTCGCGACGGCGACGACGCGGCCGTCCGGAAGCGCGACGGCGAGCGTGGCGCCGGGGAAGTGGAGGACGCCGCGCAGCGAGTCGAGCTTCGTCCGCAGCGCGCGCGCGAGCGCGGTGTCGCGGACGTCGAGCGCGGGCGCTGCGGCGGTGGTGGCCGCGCGCGGGGCGCAGGCGGCGAGCGAGACGCCGACGGCGACGGCAGTGATCGTGGCGAGGGTGGGGAAGCGCATGCGCGAATGCTGGGGCGGGTCACGGGCGCTCGCAATGCGCGGCGGGCGGTGGCCGGATCGCGGCATGGCGGGTATCTCTGCGCATGACCACACCCGTGACCACACCCGTGACCACACCCGTGACCACGACCGCATCCTCCCGCACGCTGCTGGGCGCCGCGGCGCTCATTGGGCTCGGCCTCGCGCTGGCGGGGCTGCTGGCCGGTGCCGGCGTGGCGCGCGTGCGCACCGCCGACCGCACCGTGAGCGTGAAGGGCGTCGCGGAGCGCGAGGCGCGGGCGGACCTGGCGATCTGGCCGCTGCGGCTGGTGGCGGCGGACAACGACCTGGGCGCGGCGAACGCGTCGCTCCAGCGGTCGCTCGCGACGGTGCGCGGCTTCCTGCGCGCGCAGGGGCTCGACTCGACGAGCGGCACCGAGGTCGCGCTGCAGGACTTCGGCGTCAACGACGCGGCGACGAACCAGTACGGCGGCGGCGGGCCGGTGACGACGCGCTACGTGATCCGGCAGACGCTGATCGTGCGCAGCACGTCGCCCGAGCGCGTGCTGGCGGCGAGCCAGCGGGTGGGGGAGCTGGTGAGCGCGGGCGTGGTGCTGTCGTCGGGCGGCGAGTACGGGACCGGCGGGCCGACGTTCGTGTTCACGAAGCTGAACGCGCTGAAGCCGGCGATGATCGCGGAGGCGACGGCGCGGGCGCGCGAGGGGGCGGAGCAGTTCGCACGCGACTCGCGCGCCTCGCTCGGTGGGATCCGCCGTGCGAGTCAGGGCGTGTTCGAGATCCTGCCGCGCGACCAGGCGCAGGGGATCACGCAGGAGGGGCAGCTGGTGAAGACGGTGCGCGTGGTGACGACGGTGGAGTACGGGCTGAAGGACTGACCGCGGGCTGAGCGCAGGGGCAGGGCGGGGCCCGTCCGCTGTGGCCGTACGTGCGTTGCACGTGGCGGCACGGCGGCCGGGTGACGCGGCGGGCTAGCATGGGGCCCGACCCGCCGGATCCTGCCGGTGGGCGAAGGTCCCCACCGCGAAGGAGTGCCCGCGATGTCCCCCGACGATCCGACCGTTCCTCCGGACGCGGAGCAGCCGCCCGACACGACGTCGCCTGATGCGGCGAGCGCGCCGATCCCGCCGACCGCCGACCTGCGGCCGGCCCCTGGCGAGGGTGTGGCCCCGCCGCCCGATTCGAGCGCGCGCGTGGAGCCGCCCACGCGTCCCGCTCATCCGTCACGCGGGACGCGCGCGTGGCGCGTCGTGCGCTGCCCCCGTTGGCACGCACGCGCGGACGCGCATGCGCCGCAGCGTGACGTCTACGTCTGGCTGTCCACCCGTCGCGCGACCTCGGTCGCGTCGCGCCCGTCCCCCTCCGACCCCCACCCCCGATGATGCCGCATGCCCCGCTCCTCTCCGACGTCGACGAACGCGAGGCGGTTCGACGGCTCCAGCTGCTCGATCCGTGCAGCGCGTGGCGCGCCGACCTGGCCGACGCCGGCCTTCCGGAGCCGATGGACGAGGCGCTCGCCGACCAGTGGCTGCTCTGGCTGCAGATCGCGACGGTGTTCGACCGGCTGCGCGCCCTGCCCGTCCGGGCGCGCGCGGCCTACGCGCGCAGCACGGGGGCGCTGTGGGAGACCGCGGAGCGCGTCACCGGCGCGTCGCGCTTCGCGAAGGTCGGCGAGGTGATGGCGACGTGGCGCGGGGCGGCGCCGGAGCTGGCGGGATTTCGGGAGCTGCTGTGGGCGGTGGAGCAGGGAGAGGCGGAGGGGGCGTTGCGGGTCTCGTACAACTGTTTGATGTCACTGACCAGCAACCTCCGCGAGCGAGACATCAGGCGCGGCTACGCGGACGCTCATCAAGGGCGAGTTCTACGTACGGCCGGATTGAATAATCACGCGCAACATGCTTTTGAGCATGCGGAACGTATCGCATCGCATGCCGGAGACGACTGGCTTCGAGTCCGCGTGCGTCTCGGACTGGGTGCGCTACAACATACGCGTGGCAACTATCCGCTCGCTCGCGAGATTTTTGGCGATGCGCTCCGGTTCGCACACCCGCATACAGATCTCGTCTGCGGCGCGCATCTCGGCTTGGTCACCGTCGCGCGCGCCGCGAAGGACTACTCGATGGCGTTAGAGCATGGTTGGCATGCGCTGCAGTGCTCGCGTGGGATACCAGCTGCGGAAGTCGAGGCTCTCACTATCCTCGCGGGACTAAGCTTGGAGGTCGGAGAGTTCGCGGCCACACTCAGCTCCTGCCAGCTCGCAATGTCGAAGTCACCGGGTTCTAGGATGCGTGCAGAACTCGTGCGCTACATCGTGCACGCTTCGCTCGGCATTGGGGACGAGAGCGCAATCCACGCCCATCTCCCTGCGCTGGTCTCCTCGGTGGAGCGTACCCCGAATCCGTGGCAGGAGGCTCAAGGACGTCGAGTCCTCGCAGAGGTTTTTGCTCGCTTGGGTGACCGCGACACAGCGATCCGTTATCTGCAGCAGACACGAGAGATCGCGTCCGTACACGGCTACAACGAGTTGCTCTATATCGCCGATGAGGCACTGAGTCACGATTCACAGACCGTTGCGTCTCGCTTCGCAGCCAATGAGGGCAGGGTTCGAGCGGAGCACGCGGTGGTCCTCAACGAGGAGTCGCAGACGGTCCTCGACCGACTCGCCTGTCTGGCGGCTGGTTGACAGAGTGGGGCTCTCGATGGCTCCGATGAACCAACGTGGTGGGCACTTCTGATTTTGGCACGCGACCGTCTGTCAACACTGGCTCCGGGAATCATGCGAGCGAACGAACAGGCTATCGTGAGTTTGATCGGCGACGCGGTCTCTCGTGCGCGCGTCGCATCGCTGCTCCGTGAGATCACGGGCTCGTCCTGTGTGTGTCTGACGATCTCGGAGGTGCGAGCTCGCCTGCAGGCGGGCAGTGTGCACTCAGTCGTGATCGGGTCGTACGATCGCGATGACTGTCCGACAGCGCCCTTCGTCGCGGAGGTTCGGCGAAGCTTCCCGAACGTGAGCATCATCGCGTACTGGGAGGCCGGTAGGACCCCTTCGTCCTCCATGGTGTCACTCCTGAGAGCCGGAGCTCACCAGGTGATCGTGCACCCGCACGACGATGCCCAGTGCGCATTTCGGACTGCGCTGCAGGACGCTCAACGAGCCAATGTCGCCGAGCACGTGGTGGCCGCCATCGCCGACTCGGTGCCGGCCATCGGTCGCCCGTT from Roseisolibacter agri includes:
- a CDS encoding ankyrin repeat domain-containing protein, encoding MDSATHVAAFLRAATPDWRVGGPRRAMAYHAADRLLRRHPGIARHDLLTAVVCGEVAEVARRLDADPALANRRAGVRHWPPLLYLCAARLPHAPSADHAIEIARLLLDHGADPNAYAEGGNASIHYTALTLTLGRGEERAAPHPRARELARLLMERGASPYDVQVLYNVFGNHDSRRPLSDDDVWLLDLMHEISVRQGRGADWDNPEWRMLDMGGYGHGAYYLLHAAVTANLPGLATWMLAHGASPNATTPVHPRLKWRPLLLEAERRGLSEMTNLLRRHGATPGDTAATAPPTGEDAWVEACFRLDRGAMRTMLAQNPEWALHPRALHAAARRDRADVVEALLAMGTSPEVEHPRSGERALHAAAGNDAVRAIDVLLAHGAEVDPRERQWGATPLWFAVWGGYSAAAARLAPVSRDVWSLVALGQVARLRAVLEEDPSLARSAGEHETPLMYLPDDEAVAREIATLLVRHGADLSVRDERGLTAAELATERGMDDVAALLRDTTT
- a CDS encoding serine hydrolase domain-containing protein, giving the protein MRFPTLATITAVAVGVSLAACAPRAATTAAAPALDVRDTALARALRTKLDSLRGVLHFPGATLAVALPDGRVVAVASGLADTARGIPLRTTDRLLSGSVGKTYVSAVAMQLVHEGTLDLEAPISRWLGTAPWFARLPNARAITVRQLMNHTSGLVRYEFDPRATAVLREQPMKAWTPEERLSYLLDTSAPFAAGQGWDYSDTNYIVLAMILERITGRPYYDELRRRILEPLRLTNTIPSDRPDLPGLANGYAGPKNDLGGYDASLDASGRLRVNPQFEWTGGGIASTTADLARWGKLLYEGKAFDASLLPRMLDGVPSKLGRDVKYGLGVMTRPTALGPAWGHSGFFPGYATELLYFPDLKVAAAIQVNVTAPYPRGLVPFLVEAARTAGGTR
- a CDS encoding SIMPL domain-containing protein; the protein is MTTTASSRTLLGAAALIGLGLALAGLLAGAGVARVRTADRTVSVKGVAEREARADLAIWPLRLVAADNDLGAANASLQRSLATVRGFLRAQGLDSTSGTEVALQDFGVNDAATNQYGGGGPVTTRYVIRQTLIVRSTSPERVLAASQRVGELVSAGVVLSSGGEYGTGGPTFVFTKLNALKPAMIAEATARAREGAEQFARDSRASLGGIRRASQGVFEILPRDQAQGITQEGQLVKTVRVVTTVEYGLKD
- a CDS encoding tetratricopeptide repeat protein; translation: MMPHAPLLSDVDEREAVRRLQLLDPCSAWRADLADAGLPEPMDEALADQWLLWLQIATVFDRLRALPVRARAAYARSTGALWETAERVTGASRFAKVGEVMATWRGAAPELAGFRELLWAVEQGEAEGALRVSYNCLMSLTSNLRERDIRRGYADAHQGRVLRTAGLNNHAQHAFEHAERIASHAGDDWLRVRVRLGLGALQHTRGNYPLAREIFGDALRFAHPHTDLVCGAHLGLVTVARAAKDYSMALEHGWHALQCSRGIPAAEVEALTILAGLSLEVGEFAATLSSCQLAMSKSPGSRMRAELVRYIVHASLGIGDESAIHAHLPALVSSVERTPNPWQEAQGRRVLAEVFARLGDRDTAIRYLQQTREIASVHGYNELLYIADEALSHDSQTVASRFAANEGRVRAEHAVVLNEESQTVLDRLACLAAG